From Triticum aestivum cultivar Chinese Spring chromosome 4A, IWGSC CS RefSeq v2.1, whole genome shotgun sequence, a single genomic window includes:
- the LOC123085764 gene encoding COP1-interacting protein 7 isoform X2, with translation MEGRVAGDVELDSAVFQVSLTKNRYEAIACNGESAEPVASGPFDQLVLHLEDAKNFQSRSSSGSFKLLLAGDAKGSTWFTKSTLERFLHIINSPDASKTANGILQEMSQLEETRKFHDYLQSKEQQNLMGGALTGGLSSTVGKPQQGNIGPNSSVATKNELLRALDLRLSALKEEILVLLSRAVGSKLLNKEVSDLSGFVQHFGTSEFSWLVRCLLLIRDCQPSVLPPHQASTAERKDDALETRDISSQTNIQRPITSNVSPAKLAQVERKMSMESDDSSESTDEDEAVVERSRPLMRSASPRRSASPMRRVQIGRSGSRRSTPIAIKSLSYFPPSQRVALDKDDESSCNGETDQPPRRSDNNVRRMSVQDAISLFEKKQKGENLDSESKKAGLVATKSVLRRWSSGMGDSLNSNTSGEKTSDSTSQSKSNNMASDAEKNEAELQAETDAAPNSVVAPEAGSYDADGHGITVSDMENVVSSHSNISAEQTHSGQESNSDRAMASAEWNRQKEAELNQMLMKMMEVMPGKFAGANVTATGLISASEKKGGLQREKRDTKVRTEKGVKRPAKETSTKLLKESVGQNRAAVTPKTSIITEKRNSPIPQRARRNSSPPVLPKEVISKTPAKKSSPKPSPAPATRSSWSGSLTKATSSTAQKTKNSPGAVSTSTPTSRRRTATASLAPQPISKVEKPLPAVKNKKEPVTATKPAIKGQEDKKTRTATKPSRVAKSSPASEEKSSAMTKSGMYNKVPKKSSVVPVEPKPVKKATGISQGVGSGAVKSKVPQLGDSSKGSGIVTRAEDKEQSPVTTEPTTKVPEADLAQPAHDVDENLEISIDNDLHVEKTENPGSSLSAAEMGPSDQVEPSVVEVKPLDEDMDISSAAWVEVDHQEVTDVGESVTGEDVTSPAIEPLPSSSPRIRHSLSQMLQADSNEPEIIEWGNAENPPAIVFHKDSPKGFKRLLKFARKNKGDNNTNGLASPSVVSDGEDEQEESGAGDGVNSSRRTFDGSKTNSVLSAQSTASSFNATGSDRLRDRPGAAPSTKASRSFFSLSNFRSSKTNESKLR, from the exons ATGGAGGGGAGAGTTGCTGGCGACGTGGAGCTTGATTCTGCAGTGTTCCAAGTGTCATTGACCAAGAACAG GTATGAGGCAATTGCTTGTAATGGAGAGAGTGCCGAACCAGTAGCATCTGGTCCTTTCGACCAACTAGTCCTGCACTTGGAAGATGCCAAAAATTTCCAATCACGTTCATCAAGTGGCTCTTTTAAGCTGTTATTGGCTGGGGATGCAAAAGGCTCTACCTGGTTCACAAAATCCACCTTAGAGAG ATTTCTACATATCATAAATTCGCCTGATGCATCCAAAACGGCGAATGGAATTTTACAGGAAATGTCTCAGCTGGAGGAAACTAGAAAGTTTCATGATTATCTACAGTCCAAG GAACAACAAAATCTTATGGGTGGTGCTTTGACAG GTGGTCTCTCCAGCACCGTTGGCAAACCACAGCAG GGAAATATTGGCCCAAACTCCTCAGTGGCTACAAA GAATGAGTTACTTCGAGCACTGGATTTGAGGCTATCAGCACTGAAAGAAGAAATCTTGGTATTATTGAGTCGAGCAGTTGGCTCTAAGTTGTTGAATAAAGAAGTATCAGATTTGTCTGGTTTTGTTCAGCATTTTGGGACATCAGAGTTTAG TTGGTTGGTGAGGTGCCTACTGTTGATCCGGGATTGCCAGCCCTCTGTGCTACCCCCACACCAAGCTTCTACTGCTGAGAGAAAGGATGATGCACTTGAGACTCGTGATATCAGTTCCCAAACCAATATCCAAAGGCCTATCACCAGTAATGTTTCCCCAGCAAAGCTTGCACAAGTTGAACGTAAAATGTCAATGGAAAGCGACGATTCCTCTGAGTCCACCGATGAAGATGAAGCTGTTGTTGAAAGAAGCCGCCCCCTTATGAGATCTGCTTCTCCTAGGAGGTCTGCTTCTCCAATGCGAAGGGTTCAAATTGGGAGATCAGGATCTCGTAGGTCAACGCCAATTGCCATCAAGAGCCTAAGTTACTTCCCTCCTAGCCAGAGAGTTGCTTTGGATAAAGATGATGAAAGCAGCTGCAATGGTGAAACAGACCAGCCACCAAGGAGATCCGACAATAATGTAAGAAGAATGAGCGTGCAAGATGCGATTAGCCTTTTCGAGAAGAAGCAGAAGGGTGAGAATCTGGATTCTGAAAGTAAGAAAGCCGGCTTGGTCGCGACCAAATCTGTACTGCGTCGGTGGAGTTCAGGAATGGGTGACTCTTTGAACAGCAATACATCGGGAGAAAAGACCTCAGATTCTACCTCTCAAAGCAAATCTAACAATATGGCATCTGATGCAGAGAAGAATGAAGCTGAATTACAGGCTGAGACAGATGCAGCGCCAAACAGTGTAGTTGCACCTGAGGCAGGAAGTTACGATGCTGATGGCCATGGCATCACAGTGTCGGACATGGAAAATGTGGTCTCATCCCACAGTAACATTTCTGCTGAACAAACACATTCTGGGCAGGAGTCAAACAGTGATAGGGCAATGGCCTCTGCTGAGTGGAATCGCCAGAAGGAAGCCGAACTTAATCAGATGTTAATGAAAATGATGGAGGTCATGCCTGGGAAGTTTGCAGGCGCCAATGTAACTGCTACCGGGCTCATTTCTGCAAGTGAGAAGAAAGGCGGACTTCAAAGAGAGAAGCGAGACACGAAGGTTCGAACAGAGAAAGGTGTAAAGCGACCAGCAAAGGAGACGAGCACCAAGCTCTTGAAGGAATCCGTTGGGCAGAACAGAGCAGCAGTTACCCCCAAGACTAGCATCATAACAGAGAAGCGCAACTCACCTATTCCACAAAGGGCAAGGAGAAATTCATCACCTCCAGTCTTGCCAAAGGAAGTGATCTCAAAGACACCAGCAAAAAAAAGTTCCCCCAAACCATCACCTGCACCAGCTACCCGTAGTTCATGGTCAGGATCTTTGACTAAAGCAACTAGTAGTACTGCACAGAAAACTAAAAACTCTCCTGGAGCAGTTTCAACATCGACACCAACTAGCCGGAGAAGGACCGCGACAGCATCCTTGGCACCTCAGCCGATTTCAAAGGTGGAGAAACCCCTTCCAGCAGTGAAGAACAAGAAGGAACCTGTGACTGCGACAAAGCCAGCCATTAAGGGGCAGGAAGATAAGAAGACAAGGACAGCAACAAAGCCGAGCAGAGTGGCAAAAAGTTCACCTGCATCAGAAGAAAAATCAAGTGCAATGACAAAGTCAGGCATGTATAACAAGGTCCCAAAGAAAAGCAGTGTTGTACCAGTAGAACCCAAACCCGTGAAGAAAGCCACTGGGATTAGTCAAGGTGTTGGTTCTGGTGCTGTTAAGAGTAAAGTGCCGCAGCTTGGTGATTCTTCAAAGGGCAGTGGAATTGTTACCCGTGCGGAAGATAAGGAGCAATCTCCTGTGACAACCGAGCCAACTACCAAGGTACCAGAGGCTGATCTTGCTCAACCAGCACATGATGTTGATGAAAATTTAGAAATTTCGATCGATAATGACTTACATGTTGAAAAAACAGAAAACCCGGGCTCGAGTTTAAGCGCAGCCGAAATGGGCCCCAGTGACCAGGTTGAGCCCTCTGTCGTTGAGGTCAAACCTCTTGACGAGGACATGGACATCTCATCAGCTGCCTGGGTTGAAGTGGATCATCAAGAAGTTACTGATGTGGGTGAAAGCGTGACAGGCGAGGATGTCACCTCGCCAGCAATTGAACCATTGCCGTCATCAAGCCCAAGAATCCGTCATTCGTTGTCACAAATGTTGCAAGCAGATAGCAACGAACCAGAAATAATCGAGTGGGGAAATGCTGAAAACCCACCCGCAATAGTTTTTCATAAAGATTCTCCAAAAGGATTCAAGAGACTTCTTAAATTTGCTCGGAAAAACAAAGGAGACAACAACACTAATGGTTTGGCCAGCCCATCTGTGGTTTCTGATGGAGAGGATGAACAAGAAGAATCCGGTGCTGGTGACGGTGTAAATTCCAGCAGGAGAACTTTTGATGGTTCCAAGACTAATAGCGTCTTATCAG CTCAATCAACGGCCAGCAGCTTCAATGCCACAGGCTCGGATAGGCTACGGGACAGGCCTGGAGCTGCACCGTCAACTAAAG CATCAAGGTCATTCTTCTCCCTCTCAAACTTCCGGAGCAGCAAAACCAACGAGTCAAAGCTTCGATAG
- the LOC123085764 gene encoding proteoglycan 4 isoform X3, with protein MEGRVAGDVELDSAVFQVSLTKNRYEAIACNGESAEPVASGPFDQLVLHLEDAKNFQSRSSSGSFKLLLAGDAKGSTWFTKSTLERFLHIINSPDASKTANGILQEMSQLEETRKFHDYLQSKEQQNLMGGALTGGLSSTVGKPQQGNIGPNSSVATKNELLRALDLRLSALKEEILVLLSRAVGSKLLNKEVSDLSGFVQHFGTSEFSWLVRCLLLIRDCQPSVLPPHQASTAERKDDALETRDISSQTNIQRPITSNVSPAKLAQVERKMSMESDDSSESTDEDEAVVERSRPLMRSASPRRSASPMRRVQIGRSGSRRSTPIAIKSLSYFPPSQRVALDKDDESSCNGETDQPPRRSDNNVRRMSVQDAISLFEKKQKGENLDSESKKAGLVATKSVLRRWSSGMGDSLNSNTSGEKTSDSTSQSKSNNMASDAEKNEAELQAETDAAPNSVVAPEAGSYDADGHGITVSDMENVVSSHSNISAEQTHSGQESNSDRAMASAEWNRQKEAELNQMLMKMMEVMPGKFAGANVTATGLISASEKKGGLQREKRDTKVRTEKGVKRPAKETSTKLLKESVGQNRAAVTPKTSIITEKRNSPIPQRARRNSSPPVLPKEVISKTPAKKSSPKPSPAPATRSSWSGSLTKATSSTAQKTKNSPGAVSTSTPTSRRRTATASLAPQPISKVEKPLPAVKNKKEPVTATKPAIKGQEDKKTRTATKPSRVAKSSPASEEKSSAMTKSGMYNKVPKKSSVVPVEPKPVKKATGISQGVGSGAVKSKVPQLGDSSKGSGIVTRAEDKEQSPVTTEPTTKKTRARV; from the exons ATGGAGGGGAGAGTTGCTGGCGACGTGGAGCTTGATTCTGCAGTGTTCCAAGTGTCATTGACCAAGAACAG GTATGAGGCAATTGCTTGTAATGGAGAGAGTGCCGAACCAGTAGCATCTGGTCCTTTCGACCAACTAGTCCTGCACTTGGAAGATGCCAAAAATTTCCAATCACGTTCATCAAGTGGCTCTTTTAAGCTGTTATTGGCTGGGGATGCAAAAGGCTCTACCTGGTTCACAAAATCCACCTTAGAGAG ATTTCTACATATCATAAATTCGCCTGATGCATCCAAAACGGCGAATGGAATTTTACAGGAAATGTCTCAGCTGGAGGAAACTAGAAAGTTTCATGATTATCTACAGTCCAAG GAACAACAAAATCTTATGGGTGGTGCTTTGACAG GTGGTCTCTCCAGCACCGTTGGCAAACCACAGCAG GGAAATATTGGCCCAAACTCCTCAGTGGCTACAAA GAATGAGTTACTTCGAGCACTGGATTTGAGGCTATCAGCACTGAAAGAAGAAATCTTGGTATTATTGAGTCGAGCAGTTGGCTCTAAGTTGTTGAATAAAGAAGTATCAGATTTGTCTGGTTTTGTTCAGCATTTTGGGACATCAGAGTTTAG TTGGTTGGTGAGGTGCCTACTGTTGATCCGGGATTGCCAGCCCTCTGTGCTACCCCCACACCAAGCTTCTACTGCTGAGAGAAAGGATGATGCACTTGAGACTCGTGATATCAGTTCCCAAACCAATATCCAAAGGCCTATCACCAGTAATGTTTCCCCAGCAAAGCTTGCACAAGTTGAACGTAAAATGTCAATGGAAAGCGACGATTCCTCTGAGTCCACCGATGAAGATGAAGCTGTTGTTGAAAGAAGCCGCCCCCTTATGAGATCTGCTTCTCCTAGGAGGTCTGCTTCTCCAATGCGAAGGGTTCAAATTGGGAGATCAGGATCTCGTAGGTCAACGCCAATTGCCATCAAGAGCCTAAGTTACTTCCCTCCTAGCCAGAGAGTTGCTTTGGATAAAGATGATGAAAGCAGCTGCAATGGTGAAACAGACCAGCCACCAAGGAGATCCGACAATAATGTAAGAAGAATGAGCGTGCAAGATGCGATTAGCCTTTTCGAGAAGAAGCAGAAGGGTGAGAATCTGGATTCTGAAAGTAAGAAAGCCGGCTTGGTCGCGACCAAATCTGTACTGCGTCGGTGGAGTTCAGGAATGGGTGACTCTTTGAACAGCAATACATCGGGAGAAAAGACCTCAGATTCTACCTCTCAAAGCAAATCTAACAATATGGCATCTGATGCAGAGAAGAATGAAGCTGAATTACAGGCTGAGACAGATGCAGCGCCAAACAGTGTAGTTGCACCTGAGGCAGGAAGTTACGATGCTGATGGCCATGGCATCACAGTGTCGGACATGGAAAATGTGGTCTCATCCCACAGTAACATTTCTGCTGAACAAACACATTCTGGGCAGGAGTCAAACAGTGATAGGGCAATGGCCTCTGCTGAGTGGAATCGCCAGAAGGAAGCCGAACTTAATCAGATGTTAATGAAAATGATGGAGGTCATGCCTGGGAAGTTTGCAGGCGCCAATGTAACTGCTACCGGGCTCATTTCTGCAAGTGAGAAGAAAGGCGGACTTCAAAGAGAGAAGCGAGACACGAAGGTTCGAACAGAGAAAGGTGTAAAGCGACCAGCAAAGGAGACGAGCACCAAGCTCTTGAAGGAATCCGTTGGGCAGAACAGAGCAGCAGTTACCCCCAAGACTAGCATCATAACAGAGAAGCGCAACTCACCTATTCCACAAAGGGCAAGGAGAAATTCATCACCTCCAGTCTTGCCAAAGGAAGTGATCTCAAAGACACCAGCAAAAAAAAGTTCCCCCAAACCATCACCTGCACCAGCTACCCGTAGTTCATGGTCAGGATCTTTGACTAAAGCAACTAGTAGTACTGCACAGAAAACTAAAAACTCTCCTGGAGCAGTTTCAACATCGACACCAACTAGCCGGAGAAGGACCGCGACAGCATCCTTGGCACCTCAGCCGATTTCAAAGGTGGAGAAACCCCTTCCAGCAGTGAAGAACAAGAAGGAACCTGTGACTGCGACAAAGCCAGCCATTAAGGGGCAGGAAGATAAGAAGACAAGGACAGCAACAAAGCCGAGCAGAGTGGCAAAAAGTTCACCTGCATCAGAAGAAAAATCAAGTGCAATGACAAAGTCAGGCATGTATAACAAGGTCCCAAAGAAAAGCAGTGTTGTACCAGTAGAACCCAAACCCGTGAAGAAAGCCACTGGGATTAGTCAAGGTGTTGGTTCTGGTGCTGTTAAGAGTAAAGTGCCGCAGCTTGGTGATTCTTCAAAGGGCAGTGGAATTGTTACCCGTGCGGAAGATAAGGAGCAATCTCCTGTGACAACCGAGCCAACTACCAAG AAAACCCGGGCTCGAGTTTAA
- the LOC123085764 gene encoding COP1-interacting protein 7 isoform X1, with protein MEGRVAGDVELDSAVFQVSLTKNRYEAIACNGESAEPVASGPFDQLVLHLEDAKNFQSRSSSGSFKLLLAGDAKGSTWFTKSTLERFLHIINSPDASKTANGILQEMSQLEETRKFHDYLQSKEQQNLMGGALTGGLSSTVGKPQQGNIGPNSSVATKNELLRALDLRLSALKEEILVLLSRAVGSKLLNKEVSDLSGFVQHFGTSEFSWLVRCLLLIRDCQPSVLPPHQASTAERKDDALETRDISSQTNIQRPITSNVSPAKLAQVERKMSMESDDSSESTDEDEAVVERSRPLMRSASPRRSASPMRRVQIGRSGSRRSTPIAIKSLSYFPPSQRVALDKDDESSCNGETDQPPRRSDNNVRRMSVQDAISLFEKKQKGENLDSESKKAGLVATKSVLRRWSSGMGDSLNSNTSGEKTSDSTSQSKSNNMASDAEKNEAELQAETDAAPNSVVAPEAGSYDADGHGITVSDMENVVSSHSNISAEQTHSGQESNSDRAMASAEWNRQKEAELNQMLMKMMEVMPGKFAGANVTATGLISASEKKGGLQREKRDTKVRTEKGVKRPAKETSTKLLKESVGQNRAAVTPKTSIITEKRNSPIPQRARRNSSPPVLPKEVISKTPAKKSSPKPSPAPATRSSWSGSLTKATSSTAQKTKNSPGAVSTSTPTSRRRTATASLAPQPISKVEKPLPAVKNKKEPVTATKPAIKGQEDKKTRTATKPSRVAKSSPASEEKSSAMTKSGMYNKVPKKSSVVPVEPKPVKKATGISQGVGSGAVKSKVPQLGDSSKGSGIVTRAEDKEQSPVTTEPTTKVPEADLAQPAHDVDENLEISIDNDLHVEKTENPGSSLSAAEMGPSDQVEPSVVEVKPLDEDMDISSAAWVEVDHQEVTDVGESVTGEDVTSPAIEPLPSSSPRIRHSLSQMLQADSNEPEIIEWGNAENPPAIVFHKDSPKGFKRLLKFARKNKGDNNTNGLASPSVVSDGEDEQEESGAGDGVNSSRRTFDGSKTNSVLSAQSTASSFNATGSDRLRDRPGAAPSTKAASRSFFSLSNFRSSKTNESKLR; from the exons ATGGAGGGGAGAGTTGCTGGCGACGTGGAGCTTGATTCTGCAGTGTTCCAAGTGTCATTGACCAAGAACAG GTATGAGGCAATTGCTTGTAATGGAGAGAGTGCCGAACCAGTAGCATCTGGTCCTTTCGACCAACTAGTCCTGCACTTGGAAGATGCCAAAAATTTCCAATCACGTTCATCAAGTGGCTCTTTTAAGCTGTTATTGGCTGGGGATGCAAAAGGCTCTACCTGGTTCACAAAATCCACCTTAGAGAG ATTTCTACATATCATAAATTCGCCTGATGCATCCAAAACGGCGAATGGAATTTTACAGGAAATGTCTCAGCTGGAGGAAACTAGAAAGTTTCATGATTATCTACAGTCCAAG GAACAACAAAATCTTATGGGTGGTGCTTTGACAG GTGGTCTCTCCAGCACCGTTGGCAAACCACAGCAG GGAAATATTGGCCCAAACTCCTCAGTGGCTACAAA GAATGAGTTACTTCGAGCACTGGATTTGAGGCTATCAGCACTGAAAGAAGAAATCTTGGTATTATTGAGTCGAGCAGTTGGCTCTAAGTTGTTGAATAAAGAAGTATCAGATTTGTCTGGTTTTGTTCAGCATTTTGGGACATCAGAGTTTAG TTGGTTGGTGAGGTGCCTACTGTTGATCCGGGATTGCCAGCCCTCTGTGCTACCCCCACACCAAGCTTCTACTGCTGAGAGAAAGGATGATGCACTTGAGACTCGTGATATCAGTTCCCAAACCAATATCCAAAGGCCTATCACCAGTAATGTTTCCCCAGCAAAGCTTGCACAAGTTGAACGTAAAATGTCAATGGAAAGCGACGATTCCTCTGAGTCCACCGATGAAGATGAAGCTGTTGTTGAAAGAAGCCGCCCCCTTATGAGATCTGCTTCTCCTAGGAGGTCTGCTTCTCCAATGCGAAGGGTTCAAATTGGGAGATCAGGATCTCGTAGGTCAACGCCAATTGCCATCAAGAGCCTAAGTTACTTCCCTCCTAGCCAGAGAGTTGCTTTGGATAAAGATGATGAAAGCAGCTGCAATGGTGAAACAGACCAGCCACCAAGGAGATCCGACAATAATGTAAGAAGAATGAGCGTGCAAGATGCGATTAGCCTTTTCGAGAAGAAGCAGAAGGGTGAGAATCTGGATTCTGAAAGTAAGAAAGCCGGCTTGGTCGCGACCAAATCTGTACTGCGTCGGTGGAGTTCAGGAATGGGTGACTCTTTGAACAGCAATACATCGGGAGAAAAGACCTCAGATTCTACCTCTCAAAGCAAATCTAACAATATGGCATCTGATGCAGAGAAGAATGAAGCTGAATTACAGGCTGAGACAGATGCAGCGCCAAACAGTGTAGTTGCACCTGAGGCAGGAAGTTACGATGCTGATGGCCATGGCATCACAGTGTCGGACATGGAAAATGTGGTCTCATCCCACAGTAACATTTCTGCTGAACAAACACATTCTGGGCAGGAGTCAAACAGTGATAGGGCAATGGCCTCTGCTGAGTGGAATCGCCAGAAGGAAGCCGAACTTAATCAGATGTTAATGAAAATGATGGAGGTCATGCCTGGGAAGTTTGCAGGCGCCAATGTAACTGCTACCGGGCTCATTTCTGCAAGTGAGAAGAAAGGCGGACTTCAAAGAGAGAAGCGAGACACGAAGGTTCGAACAGAGAAAGGTGTAAAGCGACCAGCAAAGGAGACGAGCACCAAGCTCTTGAAGGAATCCGTTGGGCAGAACAGAGCAGCAGTTACCCCCAAGACTAGCATCATAACAGAGAAGCGCAACTCACCTATTCCACAAAGGGCAAGGAGAAATTCATCACCTCCAGTCTTGCCAAAGGAAGTGATCTCAAAGACACCAGCAAAAAAAAGTTCCCCCAAACCATCACCTGCACCAGCTACCCGTAGTTCATGGTCAGGATCTTTGACTAAAGCAACTAGTAGTACTGCACAGAAAACTAAAAACTCTCCTGGAGCAGTTTCAACATCGACACCAACTAGCCGGAGAAGGACCGCGACAGCATCCTTGGCACCTCAGCCGATTTCAAAGGTGGAGAAACCCCTTCCAGCAGTGAAGAACAAGAAGGAACCTGTGACTGCGACAAAGCCAGCCATTAAGGGGCAGGAAGATAAGAAGACAAGGACAGCAACAAAGCCGAGCAGAGTGGCAAAAAGTTCACCTGCATCAGAAGAAAAATCAAGTGCAATGACAAAGTCAGGCATGTATAACAAGGTCCCAAAGAAAAGCAGTGTTGTACCAGTAGAACCCAAACCCGTGAAGAAAGCCACTGGGATTAGTCAAGGTGTTGGTTCTGGTGCTGTTAAGAGTAAAGTGCCGCAGCTTGGTGATTCTTCAAAGGGCAGTGGAATTGTTACCCGTGCGGAAGATAAGGAGCAATCTCCTGTGACAACCGAGCCAACTACCAAGGTACCAGAGGCTGATCTTGCTCAACCAGCACATGATGTTGATGAAAATTTAGAAATTTCGATCGATAATGACTTACATGTTGAAAAAACAGAAAACCCGGGCTCGAGTTTAAGCGCAGCCGAAATGGGCCCCAGTGACCAGGTTGAGCCCTCTGTCGTTGAGGTCAAACCTCTTGACGAGGACATGGACATCTCATCAGCTGCCTGGGTTGAAGTGGATCATCAAGAAGTTACTGATGTGGGTGAAAGCGTGACAGGCGAGGATGTCACCTCGCCAGCAATTGAACCATTGCCGTCATCAAGCCCAAGAATCCGTCATTCGTTGTCACAAATGTTGCAAGCAGATAGCAACGAACCAGAAATAATCGAGTGGGGAAATGCTGAAAACCCACCCGCAATAGTTTTTCATAAAGATTCTCCAAAAGGATTCAAGAGACTTCTTAAATTTGCTCGGAAAAACAAAGGAGACAACAACACTAATGGTTTGGCCAGCCCATCTGTGGTTTCTGATGGAGAGGATGAACAAGAAGAATCCGGTGCTGGTGACGGTGTAAATTCCAGCAGGAGAACTTTTGATGGTTCCAAGACTAATAGCGTCTTATCAG CTCAATCAACGGCCAGCAGCTTCAATGCCACAGGCTCGGATAGGCTACGGGACAGGCCTGGAGCTGCACCGTCAACTAAAG CAGCATCAAGGTCATTCTTCTCCCTCTCAAACTTCCGGAGCAGCAAAACCAACGAGTCAAAGCTTCGATAG